A genomic stretch from Bos javanicus breed banteng chromosome 3, ARS-OSU_banteng_1.0, whole genome shotgun sequence includes:
- the NCDN gene encoding neurochondrin isoform X3 has translation MASDCEPALNQAESRNPTLERYLGALREAKNDSEQFAALLLVTKAVKAGDIDAKTRRRIFDAVGFTFPNRLLTTKEAPDGCPDHVLRALGVALLACFCSDPELAAHPQVLNKIPILSTFLTARGDPDDAARRSMVDDTYQCLTAVAGTPRGPRHLIAGGTVSALCQAYLGHGYGFDQALALLVGLLAAAETQCWKEAEPDLLAVLRGLSEDFQKAEDASKFELCQLLPLFLPPTTVPSECLRDLQAGLARILGSKLSSWQRNPALKLAARLAHACGSDWIPAGNSGSKFLALLVNLACVEVRLALEETGTEVKEDVVTACYALMELGIQECTRCEQSLLKEPQKVQLVSIMKEAIGAVIHYLQQVGPEKQKEPFVFASVRILGAWLAEETSSLRKEVCQLLPFLVRYAKTLYEEAEEANDLSQQVATLAISPTTPGPTWPGDALRLLLPGWCHLTVEDGPREILIKEGAPSLLCKYFLQQWELTSPGHDTSVLPDSVEIGLQTCCHIFLNLVVTAPGLIKRDACFTSLMNTLMASLPSLVQQQGRLLLAANVATLGLLMARLLSTSPALQGTPASRGFFAAAILFLSQSHVARATPGSEQAVLALSPDYEGVWADLQELWFLGMQAFTGCVPLLPWLAPAALRSRWPQELLQLLGSVSPNSVKPEMVAAYQGVLVELARANRLCREAMRLQAGEETASHYRMAALEQCLAEP, from the exons ATGGCCTCGGATTGCGAGCCAGCTCTGAACCAGGCAGAAAGCCGAAACCCCACCCTGGAGCGCTACCTGGGAGCCCTCCGTGAGGCCAAGAATGACAGCGAGCAGTTTGCAGCCCTGCTGCTA GTGACCAAGGCAGTCAAAGCAGGTGACATCGATGCCAAAACTCGGCGGCGGATCTTTGATGCCGTCGGTTTCACCTTCCCCAATCGACTCCTGACCACCAAGGAGGCGCCGGATGGCTGCCCCGACCACGTTCTCCGGGCCCTGGGCGTGGCCCTGCTGGCCTGCTTCTGCAGTGACCCTGAACTAGCCGCCCATCCCCAGGTCCTGAACAAGATCCCCATCCTTAGCACCTTCCTCACAGCCCGGGGGGACCCTGACGATGCTGCCCGCCGTTCCATGGTCGATGACACCTACCAGTGCCTGACAGCCGTGGCAGGCACCCCCCGTGGGCCCCGACACCTCATTGCTGGAGGCACCGTGTCTGCCCTGTGTCAGGCGTACCTAGGGCACGGCTACGGCTTTGACCAGGCCCTGGCACTCCTGGTGGGGCTGCTGGCTGCTGCTGAGACACAGTGCTGGAAGGAGGCGGAGCCCGACCTACTGGCTGTTTTGCGGGGCCTCAGCGAAGATTTCCAGAAAGCCGAGGATGCCAGCAAGTTTGAGCTCTGCCAGCTGCTGCCCCTCTTTCTGCCCCCAACAACCGTGCCCTCTGAGTGCCTCCGGGATCTGCAGGCTGGGCTGGCACGCATCCTGGGCAGCAAGCTGAGCTCCTGGCAGCGCAACCCTGCACTGAAGCTGGCCGCCCGCCTGGCACACGCCTGCGGCTCCGACTGGATCCCAGCGGGCAACTCCGGGAGCAAGTTCCTGGCCCTGCTGGTGAACCTGGCATGCGTGGAGGTGCGGCTGGCACTGGAAGAGACGGGCACAGAGGTGAAAGAGGATGTGGTGACCGCCTGCTACGCCCTCATGGAGCTGGGCATCCAGGAATGCACCCGCTGTGAGCAGTCGCTGCTTAAGGAGCCTCAGAAGGTGCAGCTTGTGAGCATCATGAAGGAGGCCATCGGGGCTGTCATCCACTACCTGCAGCAG GTAGGGCCAGAGAAGCAGAAGGAGCCCTTTGTGTTTGCCTCCGTGCGGATCCTGGGTGCCTGGCTGGCCGAGGAGACCTCGTCCCTGCGCAAGGAGGTCTGCCAGCTGCTGCCCTTCCTCGTCCGCTATGCCAAGACCCTCTACGAGGAGGCCGAGGAAGCCAACGACCTTTCCCAGCAGGTGGCCACCCTGGCCATCTCCCCTACCACCCCTGGGCCCACCTGGCCCGGGGACGCGCTCCG gctcctcttgccCGGCTGGTGCCACCTGACCGTCGAGGATGGGCCCCGGGAGATCCTGATCAAGGAGGGGGCCCCCTCCCTTCTGTGCAAGTACTTCCTGCAACAGTGGGAACTCACCTCCCCCGGCCACGACACCTCAGTGCTGCCTGACAGCGTGGAGATCGGCCTGCAGACCTGCTGTCACATTTTCCTCAACCTCGTGGTCACTGCACCAGGGCTGATCAA GCGGGATGCCTGCTTCACTTCTCTGATGAACACCCTGATGGCGTCGCTGCCTTCACTGGTTCAGCAGCAGGGGAGGCTGCTTCTGGCTGCCAATGTGGCTACCCTGGGCCTCCTCATGGCCCGGCTCCTGAGCACCTCTCCAG ctctgcagGGGACGCCCGCATCCCGAGGTTTCTTCGCAGCTGCCATCCTCTTCCTGTCGCAATCCCACGTGGCCCGGGCCACGCCCGGCTCAGAGCAGGCAGTGCTGGCCCTGTCCCCCGACTACGAGGGCGTCTGGGCGGATCTGCAGGAGCTCTGGTTCCTGGGCATGCAGGCCTTCACGGGCTGCGTGCCCCTGCTTCCCTGGCTGGCCCCTGCCGCCCTGCGCTCCCGCTGGCCCCaggagctgctgcagctgctgggcAGCGTCAGCCCCAACTCTGTCAAGCCTGAGATGGTGGCTGCCTATCAGGGCGTCCTGGTTGAGCTGGCAAGGGCCAACCGGCTGTGCCGGGAGGCCATGAGGCTGCAGGCCGGGGAAGAGACTGCCAGCCACTACCGCATGGCCGCCCTGGAGCAGTGCCTGGCCGAGCCCTGA
- the NCDN gene encoding neurochondrin isoform X2: MSCCDLAAAGQLGKAGIMASDCEPALNQAESRNPTLERYLGALREAKNDSEQFAALLLVTKAVKAGDIDAKTRRRIFDAVGFTFPNRLLTTKEAPDGCPDHVLRALGVALLACFCSDPELAAHPQVLNKIPILSTFLTARGDPDDAARRSMVDDTYQCLTAVAGTPRGPRHLIAGGTVSALCQAYLGHGYGFDQALALLVGLLAAAETQCWKEAEPDLLAVLRGLSEDFQKAEDASKFELCQLLPLFLPPTTVPSECLRDLQAGLARILGSKLSSWQRNPALKLAARLAHACGSDWIPAGNSGSKFLALLVNLACVEVRLALEETGTEVKEDVVTACYALMELGIQECTRCEQSLLKEPQKVQLVSIMKEAIGAVIHYLQQVGPEKQKEPFVFASVRILGAWLAEETSSLRKEVCQLLPFLVRYAKTLYEEAEEANDLSQQVATLAISPTTPGPTWPGDALRLLLPGWCHLTVEDGPREILIKEGAPSLLCKYFLQQWELTSPGHDTSVLPDSVEIGLQTCCHIFLNLVVTAPGLIKRDACFTSLMNTLMASLPSLVQQQGRLLLAANVATLGLLMARLLSTSPALQGTPASRGFFAAAILFLSQSHVARATPGSEQAVLALSPDYEGVWADLQELWFLGMQAFTGCVPLLPWLAPAALRSRWPQELLQLLGSVSPNSVKPEMVAAYQGVLVELARANRLCREAMRLQAGEETASHYRMAALEQCLAEP, encoded by the exons ATGTCGTGTTGTGACCTGGCTGCGGCGGGACAG TTGGGCAAGGCGGGCATCATGGCCTCGGATTGCGAGCCAGCTCTGAACCAGGCAGAAAGCCGAAACCCCACCCTGGAGCGCTACCTGGGAGCCCTCCGTGAGGCCAAGAATGACAGCGAGCAGTTTGCAGCCCTGCTGCTA GTGACCAAGGCAGTCAAAGCAGGTGACATCGATGCCAAAACTCGGCGGCGGATCTTTGATGCCGTCGGTTTCACCTTCCCCAATCGACTCCTGACCACCAAGGAGGCGCCGGATGGCTGCCCCGACCACGTTCTCCGGGCCCTGGGCGTGGCCCTGCTGGCCTGCTTCTGCAGTGACCCTGAACTAGCCGCCCATCCCCAGGTCCTGAACAAGATCCCCATCCTTAGCACCTTCCTCACAGCCCGGGGGGACCCTGACGATGCTGCCCGCCGTTCCATGGTCGATGACACCTACCAGTGCCTGACAGCCGTGGCAGGCACCCCCCGTGGGCCCCGACACCTCATTGCTGGAGGCACCGTGTCTGCCCTGTGTCAGGCGTACCTAGGGCACGGCTACGGCTTTGACCAGGCCCTGGCACTCCTGGTGGGGCTGCTGGCTGCTGCTGAGACACAGTGCTGGAAGGAGGCGGAGCCCGACCTACTGGCTGTTTTGCGGGGCCTCAGCGAAGATTTCCAGAAAGCCGAGGATGCCAGCAAGTTTGAGCTCTGCCAGCTGCTGCCCCTCTTTCTGCCCCCAACAACCGTGCCCTCTGAGTGCCTCCGGGATCTGCAGGCTGGGCTGGCACGCATCCTGGGCAGCAAGCTGAGCTCCTGGCAGCGCAACCCTGCACTGAAGCTGGCCGCCCGCCTGGCACACGCCTGCGGCTCCGACTGGATCCCAGCGGGCAACTCCGGGAGCAAGTTCCTGGCCCTGCTGGTGAACCTGGCATGCGTGGAGGTGCGGCTGGCACTGGAAGAGACGGGCACAGAGGTGAAAGAGGATGTGGTGACCGCCTGCTACGCCCTCATGGAGCTGGGCATCCAGGAATGCACCCGCTGTGAGCAGTCGCTGCTTAAGGAGCCTCAGAAGGTGCAGCTTGTGAGCATCATGAAGGAGGCCATCGGGGCTGTCATCCACTACCTGCAGCAG GTAGGGCCAGAGAAGCAGAAGGAGCCCTTTGTGTTTGCCTCCGTGCGGATCCTGGGTGCCTGGCTGGCCGAGGAGACCTCGTCCCTGCGCAAGGAGGTCTGCCAGCTGCTGCCCTTCCTCGTCCGCTATGCCAAGACCCTCTACGAGGAGGCCGAGGAAGCCAACGACCTTTCCCAGCAGGTGGCCACCCTGGCCATCTCCCCTACCACCCCTGGGCCCACCTGGCCCGGGGACGCGCTCCG gctcctcttgccCGGCTGGTGCCACCTGACCGTCGAGGATGGGCCCCGGGAGATCCTGATCAAGGAGGGGGCCCCCTCCCTTCTGTGCAAGTACTTCCTGCAACAGTGGGAACTCACCTCCCCCGGCCACGACACCTCAGTGCTGCCTGACAGCGTGGAGATCGGCCTGCAGACCTGCTGTCACATTTTCCTCAACCTCGTGGTCACTGCACCAGGGCTGATCAA GCGGGATGCCTGCTTCACTTCTCTGATGAACACCCTGATGGCGTCGCTGCCTTCACTGGTTCAGCAGCAGGGGAGGCTGCTTCTGGCTGCCAATGTGGCTACCCTGGGCCTCCTCATGGCCCGGCTCCTGAGCACCTCTCCAG ctctgcagGGGACGCCCGCATCCCGAGGTTTCTTCGCAGCTGCCATCCTCTTCCTGTCGCAATCCCACGTGGCCCGGGCCACGCCCGGCTCAGAGCAGGCAGTGCTGGCCCTGTCCCCCGACTACGAGGGCGTCTGGGCGGATCTGCAGGAGCTCTGGTTCCTGGGCATGCAGGCCTTCACGGGCTGCGTGCCCCTGCTTCCCTGGCTGGCCCCTGCCGCCCTGCGCTCCCGCTGGCCCCaggagctgctgcagctgctgggcAGCGTCAGCCCCAACTCTGTCAAGCCTGAGATGGTGGCTGCCTATCAGGGCGTCCTGGTTGAGCTGGCAAGGGCCAACCGGCTGTGCCGGGAGGCCATGAGGCTGCAGGCCGGGGAAGAGACTGCCAGCCACTACCGCATGGCCGCCCTGGAGCAGTGCCTGGCCGAGCCCTGA
- the NCDN gene encoding neurochondrin isoform X1 yields the protein MSCCDLAAAGQRDAQSLLCSQLGKAGIMASDCEPALNQAESRNPTLERYLGALREAKNDSEQFAALLLVTKAVKAGDIDAKTRRRIFDAVGFTFPNRLLTTKEAPDGCPDHVLRALGVALLACFCSDPELAAHPQVLNKIPILSTFLTARGDPDDAARRSMVDDTYQCLTAVAGTPRGPRHLIAGGTVSALCQAYLGHGYGFDQALALLVGLLAAAETQCWKEAEPDLLAVLRGLSEDFQKAEDASKFELCQLLPLFLPPTTVPSECLRDLQAGLARILGSKLSSWQRNPALKLAARLAHACGSDWIPAGNSGSKFLALLVNLACVEVRLALEETGTEVKEDVVTACYALMELGIQECTRCEQSLLKEPQKVQLVSIMKEAIGAVIHYLQQVGPEKQKEPFVFASVRILGAWLAEETSSLRKEVCQLLPFLVRYAKTLYEEAEEANDLSQQVATLAISPTTPGPTWPGDALRLLLPGWCHLTVEDGPREILIKEGAPSLLCKYFLQQWELTSPGHDTSVLPDSVEIGLQTCCHIFLNLVVTAPGLIKRDACFTSLMNTLMASLPSLVQQQGRLLLAANVATLGLLMARLLSTSPALQGTPASRGFFAAAILFLSQSHVARATPGSEQAVLALSPDYEGVWADLQELWFLGMQAFTGCVPLLPWLAPAALRSRWPQELLQLLGSVSPNSVKPEMVAAYQGVLVELARANRLCREAMRLQAGEETASHYRMAALEQCLAEP from the exons ATGTCGTGTTGTGACCTGGCTGCGGCGGGACAG AGGGATGCTCAGTCCCTCTTGTGTTCACAGTTGGGCAAGGCGGGCATCATGGCCTCGGATTGCGAGCCAGCTCTGAACCAGGCAGAAAGCCGAAACCCCACCCTGGAGCGCTACCTGGGAGCCCTCCGTGAGGCCAAGAATGACAGCGAGCAGTTTGCAGCCCTGCTGCTA GTGACCAAGGCAGTCAAAGCAGGTGACATCGATGCCAAAACTCGGCGGCGGATCTTTGATGCCGTCGGTTTCACCTTCCCCAATCGACTCCTGACCACCAAGGAGGCGCCGGATGGCTGCCCCGACCACGTTCTCCGGGCCCTGGGCGTGGCCCTGCTGGCCTGCTTCTGCAGTGACCCTGAACTAGCCGCCCATCCCCAGGTCCTGAACAAGATCCCCATCCTTAGCACCTTCCTCACAGCCCGGGGGGACCCTGACGATGCTGCCCGCCGTTCCATGGTCGATGACACCTACCAGTGCCTGACAGCCGTGGCAGGCACCCCCCGTGGGCCCCGACACCTCATTGCTGGAGGCACCGTGTCTGCCCTGTGTCAGGCGTACCTAGGGCACGGCTACGGCTTTGACCAGGCCCTGGCACTCCTGGTGGGGCTGCTGGCTGCTGCTGAGACACAGTGCTGGAAGGAGGCGGAGCCCGACCTACTGGCTGTTTTGCGGGGCCTCAGCGAAGATTTCCAGAAAGCCGAGGATGCCAGCAAGTTTGAGCTCTGCCAGCTGCTGCCCCTCTTTCTGCCCCCAACAACCGTGCCCTCTGAGTGCCTCCGGGATCTGCAGGCTGGGCTGGCACGCATCCTGGGCAGCAAGCTGAGCTCCTGGCAGCGCAACCCTGCACTGAAGCTGGCCGCCCGCCTGGCACACGCCTGCGGCTCCGACTGGATCCCAGCGGGCAACTCCGGGAGCAAGTTCCTGGCCCTGCTGGTGAACCTGGCATGCGTGGAGGTGCGGCTGGCACTGGAAGAGACGGGCACAGAGGTGAAAGAGGATGTGGTGACCGCCTGCTACGCCCTCATGGAGCTGGGCATCCAGGAATGCACCCGCTGTGAGCAGTCGCTGCTTAAGGAGCCTCAGAAGGTGCAGCTTGTGAGCATCATGAAGGAGGCCATCGGGGCTGTCATCCACTACCTGCAGCAG GTAGGGCCAGAGAAGCAGAAGGAGCCCTTTGTGTTTGCCTCCGTGCGGATCCTGGGTGCCTGGCTGGCCGAGGAGACCTCGTCCCTGCGCAAGGAGGTCTGCCAGCTGCTGCCCTTCCTCGTCCGCTATGCCAAGACCCTCTACGAGGAGGCCGAGGAAGCCAACGACCTTTCCCAGCAGGTGGCCACCCTGGCCATCTCCCCTACCACCCCTGGGCCCACCTGGCCCGGGGACGCGCTCCG gctcctcttgccCGGCTGGTGCCACCTGACCGTCGAGGATGGGCCCCGGGAGATCCTGATCAAGGAGGGGGCCCCCTCCCTTCTGTGCAAGTACTTCCTGCAACAGTGGGAACTCACCTCCCCCGGCCACGACACCTCAGTGCTGCCTGACAGCGTGGAGATCGGCCTGCAGACCTGCTGTCACATTTTCCTCAACCTCGTGGTCACTGCACCAGGGCTGATCAA GCGGGATGCCTGCTTCACTTCTCTGATGAACACCCTGATGGCGTCGCTGCCTTCACTGGTTCAGCAGCAGGGGAGGCTGCTTCTGGCTGCCAATGTGGCTACCCTGGGCCTCCTCATGGCCCGGCTCCTGAGCACCTCTCCAG ctctgcagGGGACGCCCGCATCCCGAGGTTTCTTCGCAGCTGCCATCCTCTTCCTGTCGCAATCCCACGTGGCCCGGGCCACGCCCGGCTCAGAGCAGGCAGTGCTGGCCCTGTCCCCCGACTACGAGGGCGTCTGGGCGGATCTGCAGGAGCTCTGGTTCCTGGGCATGCAGGCCTTCACGGGCTGCGTGCCCCTGCTTCCCTGGCTGGCCCCTGCCGCCCTGCGCTCCCGCTGGCCCCaggagctgctgcagctgctgggcAGCGTCAGCCCCAACTCTGTCAAGCCTGAGATGGTGGCTGCCTATCAGGGCGTCCTGGTTGAGCTGGCAAGGGCCAACCGGCTGTGCCGGGAGGCCATGAGGCTGCAGGCCGGGGAAGAGACTGCCAGCCACTACCGCATGGCCGCCCTGGAGCAGTGCCTGGCCGAGCCCTGA